TGCTATTATCCCTCCTAAAAACCCTATTATCAACGATGTCTTTGTTCCATGCATTAACTCTGTTAGTACATCTCTCCCTAAGTTATCTGTCCCCAATATATATTTTTCTGATGGTGCTGTGAAAAGCCCTCCTACTGTATCAAATGGATTCCTTTGGTTTAGTATAGGCCCAAAAAATCCAAACAACAACACCATCACAAATAACACAAAGCCTAATATAAATCTCTTGTGCCTAAATAATGTCCTTATTGTCCCCATCATCTCTCACCCTCTTGTGCTGCTCTTATTCTTGGGTCTATAAACCCATATGCTATCTCTACTAAAAAGTTGGCTAACAATACTGCCACTGTTATAAACAGCGTACACCCTTGTATCAATGGATAGTCTACCTGCCTTACTGCTGAAAACAACAAGCTCCCTACCCCAGGATATGAGAATACTGTCTCGGTTATCAATGCCCCTGCCATCATTGTTCCAAATGATAATGCAAGCCCTGTTACCTGTGGTAACATTGCATTCCTAAACACATACTTTATTATCTTATTATCCTTTAACCCAAGTGTCCTTGAATAGTTTACATAGTCGGTTGTAAGCTCATATAACGCCATCTGTCTCATTCCTATTGCCTGCCCACCTATTGCTACTAACACCAACGAACTAAACGGTAGTATGTAGTGGGTGAGTACATTCCCTATAAAGTCTAATGAGAATGATGGCATAAATCCAAAGTCATATCCTCCTCCTGTTGGCAGCACCGGCCATTTTACTGCAAATAGGTATAGTAGTATTATTGCTAAACAGTAATAGGGTATGTTTGAAAATACCAATGATGTTGTAAATACCACTCCATCAAACTTCTTTCCCTTGTATGCACTAAATGCTCCAAGTAAGTTCCCTATTATCCATCCTATCAATATTGCTGGTATCTGCAGTCCTAATGTCCATGGCAATGCCTCTTTTATTAAATCTATTACCTTGCCTGGATAAAGCATAAATGATGTCCCTAAATCCCCTCTTAATATATTCCTTAAATATGCAAAATACTGCATTATTATTGGCTTATCTAACCCAAACTCCTTCATGTATGTCTCATATAGCCTTTTTACTGCATCACCTTGCAGGCTTCCTCCTCTTGTTAACTGGCTTATTATTACCTGCACTGGATTGCCTGGTATTAATCTCGGTAAGAAAAAGTTTAGACTTATTGCTATATATAACGCTAATAGGTAGTATCCTGTCTTCCTTAATATATATTTGCTAAACTTCGATTTCATTTTCGTCTCCCCTGACAATTAAATATTATTTTGGGAAGGAAGATTTTTATTCTTCCTTCCCTCTAAATTAAAGCTTAAAATTATTTCTTAGGTTTAATCTTATAAAGAAGCTGAACACCTGCATAGTTATGTTGTGGTGGTGCTGTTGGATTCTTTTCATTCGGGAAGTTGGTCCAGTATGTTTCGTTGTATTCATAGAATTCCCATGGTCTATATTCAAGTGGTATTATTGGTATATCCTTCATGTAAAGGATATTAAGCTGTCTATATATATCTGTTAATTTCTTTGTATCCTGTGTCGATGCTGCCTCATCTAAAAGCTTCTCTGCCTCTTGATTCTTATATCTTCCCCAGTTCCAGTATGCTACTTGTCCTGCTGGTGGTACTCCTCTTGATTCCATTACATCCCTGAATCTTATCCATGGATGTGCTGGTGAATATCCTCCACCTGGTGTCCACATCAATATATCAAAGTTGCCATTGTCTCTATGGTCTGCTACTACTGGAAATTCTGGATAGTTAGTCCTTATATCAAATCCTACCTTCTTTGCACTCTCTGCTACTACCTCTAATGATGTCATCCAGTCTGTCCATCCATATGGACATTCTAATGTTATTGGCCCAAGTCTTGTTCCATCTGGTAATACGTATACTCCATCGCTGCCTTTCTTTGCCTTTAATTCCTTTTCTAATATCTCTACTGCTTTCTTTGGATCATACTTCCATCCATATTTCTCCACATCTGCTTTGTTGTAGT
This genomic interval from Caldicellulosiruptoraceae bacterium PP1 contains the following:
- a CDS encoding ABC transporter permease, which produces MMGTIRTLFRHKRFILGFVLFVMVLLFGFFGPILNQRNPFDTVGGLFTAPSEKYILGTDNLGRDVLTELMHGTKTSLIIGFLGGIIA
- a CDS encoding ABC transporter permease — translated: MKSKFSKYILRKTGYYLLALYIAISLNFFLPRLIPGNPVQVIISQLTRGGSLQGDAVKRLYETYMKEFGLDKPIIMQYFAYLRNILRGDLGTSFMLYPGKVIDLIKEALPWTLGLQIPAILIGWIIGNLLGAFSAYKGKKFDGVVFTTSLVFSNIPYYCLAIILLYLFAVKWPVLPTGGGYDFGFMPSFSLDFIGNVLTHYILPFSSLVLVAIGGQAIGMRQMALYELTTDYVNYSRTLGLKDNKIIKYVFRNAMLPQVTGLALSFGTMMAGALITETVFSYPGVGSLLFSAVRQVDYPLIQGCTLFITVAVLLANFLVEIAYGFIDPRIRAAQEGER